From Candidatus Palauibacter australiensis:
GAGCCACACGTCGCCGTCCGTCACGCTGACCGTCGCGGTTCCGGTACTGGATATCGTCACGGAGCCGTCCAGCGTGGCGACGCTGACGCTGGCCGCGCCATCGATCTCTACGTCTCCGTCGGCCGTTCTCACGGTCACCGCGCCGCGGACGATGCCGGCGACCGTGACATCGCCTTCGTGTCCGACCACGCTCACGTCGACATCCTCCGGAAGCCAGATGAGCAGGTCCGCGCCGTCGCCGCTGGGGCTTGTGCCGATCCGAGTCGTGCCGCCCGAGGACTGTACGCGAATCGCGCCGTCATCGTCGTCGAGCACGACCCGCGCCTCGCGGCTGGCCGCGCCCATCACGCGGATATCTCCCTCGCGGTGTTCGATCTCAATGCGCGCGCCCTCGGGCACCACGAACGTCGTGTCGCGCGCACCGGGGTTCGTCGCTGCGAGAGCGGCCAGGACAACCGTCGCCGGGACCATCAGTCGGTCGCCGCGAGTTGAACGGCCTGGGCAAGGAACTCCGACTTGCGTCGCATAGTGTTCTCCATGTGTTGCTGGATGTAGGGGTCATCGGGCAGCTCGAGCAGCGCCGCCCGCGCGTCCTCGATGGCCCGGTCGATCGTCACGAGCGCGCGGCGAATGCGCGCCACCGTTTCCGGCGGCAGCGGCCGATCCGCGTCGAACAGCACGCGCTCGAGTTCGGCGATCAGGCGGGCGTATTCCTCGGCGCTCGATCCTTCGCCTTGCAGCGTCGAGGCGCTTTGCACGGCCGGCGGCAGGAGCGACGGAGCGCCGAGTCCCGGGGAGGCGCCCGCCGTGCCCAGGATCCCCGCGACATCGTCCCGCGCCACGGCCGTCCACACGAGGGCCCCGGAGAGCCACGCCAGCGCGATGCCGGCCGCGAGTTGAGGCGCGAAGCGCGCGATGAAGCGGGCGGGCGGCCCGCGTCGGGCCGGCGCTTCGGAGGTCTCGGGCGCCACGCCCGCGAGCCTGGCGGGCCGGACGCCGATCCGCGCCGCGATGCCGGGCCAC
This genomic window contains:
- a CDS encoding zf-HC2 domain-containing protein; protein product: MTDREQRKDRFRDRLSEYLDGNLGVEEEVLIERHLERCEDSARTLAELEAVVERAARLGPREPAQDLWPGIAARIGVRPARLAGVAPETSEAPARRGPPARFIARFAPQLAAGIALAWLSGALVWTAVARDDVAGILGTAGASPGLGAPSLLPPAVQSASTLQGEGSSAEEYARLIAELERVLFDADRPLPPETVARIRRALVTIDRAIEDARAALLELPDDPYIQQHMENTMRRKSEFLAQAVQLAATD
- a CDS encoding DUF4097 family beta strand repeat-containing protein — translated: MVPATVVLAALAATNPGARDTTFVVPEGARIEIEHREGDIRVMGAASREARVVLDDDDGAIRVQSSGGTTRIGTSPSGDGADLLIWLPEDVDVSVVGHEGDVTVAGIVRGAVTVRTADGDVEIDGAASVSVATLDGSVTISSTGTATVSVTDGDVWLDQVAGGMSISGIDADIIVTNADTRAISVATVDGDVWYDGALHGDGSYSLSTHDGDVTFAVPEDAGARVSVSTFDGELVPSFPVQFQGGSVRGGEFTVGDGSAAVTLKSFDGDILLVRPGERTPDLDSQEPTR